A section of the Takifugu rubripes unplaced genomic scaffold, fTakRub1.2, whole genome shotgun sequence genome encodes:
- the LOC101068100 gene encoding bifunctional heparan sulfate N-deacetylase/N-sulfotransferase 2, with protein MVGAGLGVWKLTRGVRQLELHRLILALILFCLLSMVFLAYYVSSSPKIKEPPPLPFSDCGGGGSMPPGASTGSTGGGPGIQRAPLFLPSRQGRLHQVKALDSSRTQPVILVFIESIYSQLGQEIVAILESSRFRYRTELAPGKGDLPTLTEHNRGRYTLIIYENILKYVNLDAWNRDLLDKYCMEYGVGVVGFFRATENSLLSAQLKGFPLYLRSHLGLRDYRINPNAPLLYITKPNQVEPGPLPGDDWTVFQSNHSTYEPVLLASTRSSEVLAHFGPNPLWAFHPTVVQDLGLHDGIQRVLFGNNLNYWLHKLVFVDAIAYLTGMRLCLSLDRYILVDVDDIFVGKEGTRMKVSDVEALLNTQNKLRALVPHFTFNLGFSGKFYHTGTDEEDRGDDMLLQHRMDFWWFPHMWSHMQPHLFHNVSVLAKQMKLNKIFAQEHGIPTDMGYAVAPHHSGVYPVHSQLYEAWKSVWSIKVTSTEEYPHLRPARYRRGFVHNAIKVLPRQTCGLFTHTIFYNEYPGGPKELDKSIRGGELFLTVLLNPISIFMTHLSNYGNDRLGLYTFESLVKFVQCWTNLKLQTLPPVQLADKYFHIFPEERDPLWQNPCHDKRHKDIWSKEKTCDRLPKFLIIGPQKTGTTALHSFLSLHPAITSSFPSPSTFEEIQFFSGPNYDNGIDWYMDFFPFPSNITTDFMFEKSANYFDTDAAAKRAAALLPRAKILAVLTNPSDRAYSWYQHQRAHLDPAALNNTFQAVLTAGASAPEALQTLQKRCLYPGAYAAHLERWLQYYQQNQLHIVDGALLRSNPALVMEGIQRFLGVTPIFNYTQALMYDESKGFYCQRLEGGRSKCLGKSKGRKYPEMSSEARAFLTEYYREPNLELLHLLNRLGLSLPSWLRQELQSSSWS; from the exons ATGGTTGGTGCCGGTTTGGGAGTGTGGAAGCTAACGAGAGGTGTTCGCCAGCTGGAGCTTCATCGTTTGATCCTGGCCCTCATCCTCTTCTGCCTGCTGTCCATGGTCTTCCTAGCTTACTATGTGTCCAGCAGCCCCAAAATCAAAGaaccccctcctctaccgttCAGCGACTGTGGCGGAGGGGGGTCCATGCCGCCTGGAGCCAGCACCGGGTCCACGGGAGGAGGGCCCGGCATCCAGAGAgcacccctcttcctcccctcgcGCCAGGGCCGACTCCACCAGGTGAAGGCTTTGGACAGCTCTCGCACGCAGCCTGTGATCTTGGTGTTCATCGAGAGCATCTACTCCCAGCTGGGCCAGGAGATCGTGGCCATTTTGGAGTCCAGTCGGTTCCGCTACCGAACAGAGCTGGCTCCCGGTAAAGGGGACCTGCCCACGCTGACGGAGCACAACCGCGGCCGCTACACTCTGATCATTTACGAGAACATCCTCAAATATGTCAACCTGGACGCCTGGAACCGGGACCTGCTGGACAAGTACTGCATGGAGTACGGCGTCGGGGTCGTGGGCTTCTTCAGAGCCACTGAGAACTCGCTCCTGAGTGCCCAGCTCAAGGGGTTCCCCCTCTACCTGCGCTCACACCTGGGACTCCGAGACTACCGGATCAATCCCAACGCTCCTCTGCTCTACATCACCAAGCCCAACCAGGTGGAGCCGGGCCCCTTACCGGGGGATGACTGGACCGTTTTCCAGTCCAACCACTCGACCTACGAGCCAGTGCTTCTGGCCAGCACCAGGTCCTCGGAGGTCTTGGCACATTTTGGACCCAACCCCCTTTGGGCCTTCCATCCCACTGTGGTCCAGGACCTGGGGCTGCACGACGGCATTCAGAGGGTTCTGTTCGGGAACAATCTGAACTACTGGCTCCATAAGCTGGTTTTTGTGGACGCCATCGCCTACCTGACGGGGATGAGGCTGTGCTTGTCCTTGGACCGCTACATCTTGGTGGACGTGGATGACATCTTTGTCGGCAAGGAGGGGACGCGTATGAAGGTGTCTGATGTGGAG GCCCTCCTCAACACTCAGAACAAGCTGAGAGCGCTGGTACCTCATTTCACCTTCAACCTGGGCTTTTCTGGGAAGTTCTACCACACAG GGACCGATGAGGAGGACCGTGGAGATgacatgctgctgcagcaccggATGGACTTCTGGTGGTTCCCTCACATGTGGAGCCACATGCAGCCGCACCTCTTCCACAACGTCAGCGTTCTGGCCAAGCAGATGAAGCTCAACAAGATCTTCGCTCAG GAGCACGGCATCCCCACTGACATGGGCTACGCAGTGGCTCCACACCACTCTGGGGTGTACCCCGTTCACAGCCAGCTTTACGAGGCCTGGAAGTCTGTGTGGAGCATCAAGGTGACCAGCACGGAGGAGTACCCCCACCTGAGGCCGGCCCGCTACCGCAGGGGCTTCGTCCACAACGCCATCAAG GTGCTGCCCAGACAGACCTGCGGGCTCTTCACACACACCATCTTCTACAACGAGTATCCAGGAGGCCCCAAGGAGCTGGACAAGAGCATCAGAGGGGGAGAGCTCTTCCTCACGGTTCTCCTGAACCCT ATCAGTATCTTCATGACCCACCTGTCAAACTACGGCAACGACCGTCTGGGCCTCTACACCTTTGAGTCTTTGGTCAAGTTCGTTCAGTGTTGGACCAACCTGAAGCTGCAGACGTTGCCCCCGGTCCAGCTCGCTGACAAGTACTTCCATATCTTCCCTGAGGAGAGAGATCCGCTCTGGCAG AATCCCTGTCACGACAAGAGGCATAAGGACATCTGGTCAAAGGAGAAGACCTGCGACCGGCTGCCCAAGTTCCTCATCATCGGCCCACAGAAGACAG GTACGACGGCGCTTCATTCCTTCCTCAGCCTTCATCCTGCCATCACCAGCTCCTTTCCCAGCCCTTCCACCTTTGAAGAGATCCAGTTCTTCAGCGGACCCAATTATGACAATGGGATCGACTG GTACATGGACTTCTTCCCGTTCCCTTCCAACATCACCACGGACTTCATGTTTGAGAAGAGTGCCAACTACTTTGACACCGACGCTGCAGCCAAGagagctgctgccctgctgcccCGAGCCAAGATCCTGGCGGTGCTGACCAACCCGTCAGACCGAGCCTACTCCTGGTACCAG CACCAGAGGGCCCACCTGGACCCTGCAGCACTCAACAACACATTCCAGGCGGTGCTGACCGCGGGGGCGTCGGCCCCCGAAGCGCTGCAGACCCTCCAGAAGCGCTGCCTCTACCCCGGTGCCTATGCTGCTCACCTGGAGCGCTGGCTCCAGTACTACCAGCAGAACCAG CTGCACATCGTGGACGGCGCTCTGCTGCGCTCCAACCCAGCGCTGGTGATGGAGGGAATTCAGAGGTTTCTGGGTGTCACCCCCATCTTCAACTACACACAAGCGCTGAT gtaTGATGAGAGTAAGGGGTTCTACTGCCAGAGGCTGGAAGGAGGTCGGTCCAAATGTCTGGGGAAGAGTAAAGGCAGGAAGTACCCCGAGATGAGTTCTGAG GCTCGGGCCTTTCTGACAGAGTATTACCGTGAACCtaacctggagctgctgcaccttctcaaccgtctgggtctgtctctgccCTCCTGGCTGAGGCAGGAactgcagagctccagctggagctga